The following is a genomic window from Fusarium verticillioides 7600 chromosome 5, whole genome shotgun sequence.
CAAACATTTTTCTCTTACACACACATCTTTCCTCATTCTCTTAcattttcatcatcatcatatccGACTATGAGGAAGCGTTCTGGCCGAAACTCGAAAGCTGATTGGTGACGACGAGACCAGCGACACTGGCAGAGGTGAGAGTGGCGAGAacaccagagatgagagCCGAGACAGCAAGCTTGGCAACATCACCGCCGCGAGAGGGGGCGAGCTGGCTGAGGATACCGATCTGGATACCGAGAGAGCCAATGTTGCCGAAACCGCAGAGGGCGTAGGTGGCGATGAGCTGGGAGCGGGGGGAGAGGCCGTAGAATTCGTTGTTCTCGGGGGAGGGGTTtgtgaggagagagaaggCCTTGTACTCGTTCTAGAATGTGTCAGTATCTGGTCAAGAGTAAGAAGTAGGAGGAGAAACGTACggtgatgatcttctcggcaatgagcttggcgaCGGGGAGGATGTCGCCTGTGCTGTTGGTTCCGTTGGTGCGGGATAcaccgaggaggaaagaCACggggaagagaagatatcCGAGAATGAGCTGGAGAGTAAGAGGAGTGGGatcgttgatgttgaggtaTCGTCCCCACCAGGTCAAGAGACCGTTGATGAAAGCGACCAGAGCAATAatgcagagaagagagcagacAATAGTACCGGCGATCTTGATTCCGAGCCAAGCACCGTTAGCGAAGGCGTGGAGGGCGTTCTCGGCCTTgtgctcatcatcatcggggATGACTACACGACCAGCTGTGAGAGTCTCCTCAGTCTCGGGATATCGCATCTTGGAGATAGCCAGAGAAGCGGGGATGGACATGATGCAGGATGACACAAGAGCCTCGCGGTTGAGACCGAGACCAATGTAGCCGACAAGCACAGATCCAGAGATGGTGGCGAAACCACAGGTCATGATCTGGTGAAGCTCGGCCTTGGTCATGTGAGGAACGAAGGGACGGACAAGCATAGCTGACTCTCCCTGACCGATGAAGGGTGTAGCAGCAGCGACGACAGCCTCAGCACCTGAGACTCCAAGACCCCAGAAGACAAAGGTAGCGAACTTGACGATGAACCACTGGACGAAGCCGATGTAGTAGAGGACCTGCACaagggagatgaagaagatgatggcgggAATGAcaccgaagaagaagttgcccGTGTTGGCGACGTCCTCGCTCGTCAGGAACGCAACACCAGCTTTAGCAAAGCCCAGAAGATCAGCAGCGCGGTCGGCGATGAAGCGGAAGATGTCGTATCCGACCGACGTTCGCAGCACAAACAGACCGATAACATACTGCGTGAGCATGCCGCCAATGACAGTGCGCCAGTTGATGCGCTTGCGATCCTTGCTCGTAGCCCAGAGAATGAACAAAAACACCACCATGCCGAAAAGACTAACGGCGCGGTTCTCACGGGTATTGTCAGCGACCTCCTCCGAGACAAAAGCGCCGATGAGGATAGCAGCTACAGTGACGGTAGCGCCAGCGAGCGTGCGCAGATGCGCGGGGATGAGGTCGTACACCCTGACAGCGGTGTTGAGccagaccttcttgatgatgttggagacATAGCGACTAGGGAcgtggaagaagatgagacgGAGAGTGATGGCGAGCCACAAGAGGAACGGGACAACCCAGTTCTTGTCGTCGCGGTGCAGCACGAGAGAGGCGATCCACCAGCCggtgaagaggcagaagatgaagaggtgGATTATAGGGCGGCGGTAGCGATATACAGGGCCGAGACGCCTGCGCCAGCCGACGACAGCGGGGCCCTCAGAGTGGGAGTTTGCGCGGGCGGATTCGTCAACGACGCCAGCTTCGTGCTTCTCGTGGTCGCTGTAGTCAGGAGGAGTATGCACGCCTgttttctccttctccatctcgtGGGAGTGGCGCTGGGGAGGGACTACGCCGGGCGCGTCTGTGGTGCCGGTTGTGTAGACGGGATCATCGTGGCCGGGGGCGTCGACGCGGGgagagtggtgatgatgttggtggtggtgttggtgggagGGCTCGAGAGCTGGGTCTGGATTATGGTGGATGTTTGAGTCTGCCATTGTGACTGTCTCTCACTAAATCTCAACCCAAGCGCTATAATTGGGGtatataaaaaagaaagggtATGAATTTAGAGGTGAGACCTCGgagcttcaacagcttgaGCAGTGAAGcacaagagaaagaagcgAGAGAACCAAGGACCCTGAGAAGACAAGGGCTTTTGTTCAGCAAAAAAAGAGATGTCTAGCCCTCAAAACTGGAGACCGGCTTGAGAATGGAGTCAGACGATGGAGCAGACTGAACTGACAGAAGAGATACGATCTTCGTGGGTCGACcaatttttttttatctGGGGATGCCTTGACTTTTTGAACCCAtctttattttttttttcgccTCCAGGGAGTGTAACACTAGAGTTTAGAAGGGGCGTGCATGGTTCATTATCTACAGAGGCATGTAGATTGGCCTGTTGGTTCAATTAAACCCCAGACTAGCCAATGTTTGTTCAGACGACGATCTTTTTTTTGAGGAGGTGAGCACGaggacaagaacgagaacaaggatgtCGAGGGATCTGGACTGTGAGCTTATCAGTTGGGGTCCATATATTTCGGAGATGCCTTACAAGTTCTatattggtgttgttgcACGATCGGAAGAATAGAGATGCACTACATTAATGTAACAGTATCTGTGACAGCAGTACTACCTCTTCTCACCGAGAATTCTCTCCTCGTCTCTATACTCAACTGTCTCTGTATTCAGTCCCTCATCCTCGGTAACTATTCTGTATCTTGATCCTCTGAGAGTATCTGTCGTCGCCACCCCCGGCCTAAACCTCGGCGTGTACTATCCCTAATCTAGAAGGTTGCTGGAACGTTTGCAAAAGCTCGGGTTCGTCTTCTCCACTGACGTAGTCTCCACAAACGGACAAGACGCTCGTGTTTGGCATAGCTCGGAGGTCCCTTTGCCCACCACCCGCTCTCTCATTGCCCAATCAGACAAAGTTGCTCGATTCATTACAGGGAACTTGTGTAGCTTGGCCTCTCGGTCGACCTTTTGGATATTGTTCCCCGGCCTGTAACTGATACAGACTGGCCCTATCTATGCTTACTCAAGATAAGAGTAAGAGCTGATATCTATAATCTGTGTATGTAAATACATACAATCTAGacttcaagaccaagcctgtTTCTTGTCTGAATCTCCGATCTCTCTCCACCCAAAGCCACACCCGTTCCCTAATGTTTAATCCAAGTCCCAATTCAGTTTCACCTTTTTCACGCCCGAAATGGCACTATCACTCTTTAGGTAGGTCATTCTGTTCTTGGCTTACAGCTTCGAAAGAGCCGCCCGCCTCGTTATgtaacaacaacaaccactcATCTCCTCTTGTCACCAACCCCCAGTCCGTAgcttgtcttgcttgagcTTATCGACATGCATAGACAGGGATTCTGATAGCCTACTCTCCCTTTCCCCAGCTTCAGCTAACGCCGGGCCCCTTCCCCCCTCCCCTTCACACCATCTTCCGAGGCCTGGGGTATGCTATGTATCTGCAAATGATACTGTAGCACACACATGTCAGCGAGATAGACATGGATCAACTCATTCGTCTCCTTCCGTGAAAGATATAGTCGTCTTGCATGTCGCAGTGATTGTCGGCCATCTCCGTTGATATCTCGGTCTGGCCCGCCCGTCAGCCTCTATCAAAGACGACCGTTGTCGTGGGTttgacactgacactgacacttCCCCTCAATTTCGAGAGTGCATGCATTGGATCTACTTCATCTTTCGTTAATCTGCTAATCGCTTCTCTCCATACATCACATGTCTCTTTTGTCCTTGCCTTATATGGCATCTCCCTATCTCCCCTCctctcttgtcctcttccATCCCAACTTTGCCGAGTTGCACTTCGCATGTGCGATCACGATGACCTCTTTTTGACTTTCGCTTCACTGATAACAGGCTATCCCACTCTCACTACCGAGTACGCCGATTCATTACAACAAGCTAAAACAACCGTAAACGATAGCATCGCCTCGACCTCTTCTCCTGTTTGTATTCGGTTCATCAGCCCAAAACAATCTGTCTGGCCGATGTGCCATTACTAAGCGCAGCCGAAAGAGAGCGACGGCCCGGCCTCATTTACGGTTACCTCGGTCGCTACAATTCGTGTCAATAAGCTTGATATGTCGCGCCGGCTCATGTCTTCTGTGTCCATGAAGACATTCGCGTCTCGGGTCGCTGTCCGTTCCATCTTCCGCGTAGACGATGAATTTCGAAACGACGAGACACACTTCTACGGTCTCTATCTCGACGAGTGTAAATTCTCAGCCATGACGGAATTGGGCGTAGTCAACATTTCTATCGGTCACAATTGTAGATATCGCGATGCTTCATTCATGTACATCGTGTTCTTATTAAATACAATCTATCAATACTCCAAACTCCATCGCACTACTGCCTattacaacaacaaccctcATACAATGTATCCTCCTTTTACTCTCCACTTCTAAACCTCCTATTAAACTCTTCAACCGCAACCCCAATCATCTTGTACAGGAACCCCCTCTCACTGCCCTCCCCAATAGGAATAAACGGCCCATTAGCTCCTCCCCTCAAAGCCAGGCTCACACCCGTCCGCTCCTTTGCGATAGTCTGGACATCCTTCAGAGGGACGTCCCACTCGCTCGTCAGACGCCGCGACCGGATCAGCAAGATCCGAGCATATGTGACCATGACGACCATATCTTCTTTGGGTAGCTCGAGATGTCCAATGTATTGCTCGTCAAAGTATCGCCCGTTGTCTACTTGCTTCAGCCAGTATTGGCCGAGAGCTTCCCGCGGGTTGTAAGGGCGCACGATGCCATCTTGTGGAATGTATCGTGGATATCGTGTGCGATCCAATTCTTGACCATCAAACACTGTTGTAGTGTTGCGAATACCCTCACTGACATTGCTTGCCATGTCAAGTACACCAACCGCCGGCTTGGTAGCCAGTCCTATCATGCCCTTGCCGAcacccttgaagaaaccCAGAGCACCCTCCTGTTCGGCGCCCTCTAGAGGTTTACGTGCAAGGCCACCAACGCCTGACGCAACACTTGTGATAAAGCTGTTCGCGCCAGCAGTCACACCGTACAAGGCGTGCTTCGGCCTGTTGCGAGCCCTTGTGATCCGACGGCGGTCCTGGAATTGTTTGTCCAGTGACGCCGCGGCAAGTCCCTTACTGAGACTGCCTGTAAACTTGGAGAAACTGTCACTGAAGCCAAACACCGTCTTCTTGGCAAATGAAGCGGCACCCTTGGCGATGCCCAGACCAAACTCCTCAGGCTTATccgacaagatcaagcccTGGTACGGTTCGTAGAACACATCTGTCACACCCGACGAGATACTGTTGAACAGACCCACAGGGTTTCCGAGGAAATCGGCAGATCCCAGAATCTTGTGGATCTGATACATTACCTCCTGGCTGTAGTGGCTTGAGAAGTTCTGGATAAGTACCGCTGTAGTCACCCTCACGTTGTCCAGAATAAGCGCATTGAACCGAAGCGGCGCATCGTTGACGTTTCCGACAGCCATGGTCATGacgttgaggaagaacatGATGGGGTTGCGCGACGATGTCTTGTCCTCAGCGTTGACACGCTCTGTGCGCATGAAACTCAAGTTGAGCTGCATGggctggatgttgagaacCTCAAAGTAGATATCTTGACCAGCTGGCTGGCCTGATGGCTCAGGaatgtcaagatcctcgtCGCACAGCTTGCCAGAAGCGTCAACCTCTGTCCAGCTAGCACCAGGCACGTTTGAGAAGTCAAGTAGCGCAAACACAAAGTCCTCGTCCAGATCAATGGTCATTTCCTGCAGCAGAATAGTCGCGTATTTGACATACAGCACACCATACGAATCGTCCTTGACACGACTGACCATGGCGTGCAGCGATGGATGagcctcaacctcctgcGCCTTCTTTGGCACAACACTGGGGTAAAGGACCATAGGGAAAATGCCACCGTACAATTGATTGTCGATCTGGATCCACTTGATAGCCATCGAGATTGTCTGGATCAAAGGCGAGTCGCTGTATCGCAGTTGGACATCGCGGAAAGTCAGGTAGGCAAGTTCCTTCATTTGAGCGTTCACCAGGGAAACACCAATACCGGCCAGCTTGAGCTGCGCGCGGAATGTAGCACCTGTATCTTGATCCTTGACCTCAAAGGCCTCGGGGCCGGTATTGGTCCTAGCCAATGCCTTGGGCTTGTACATACTCTTGCTGGCTCGGAAGTTGCTGAGAATAAGGGTTTGCTTCGGTCCATCGGCAGCAACATTGATATCGACAATCTTAGGAGCCCCAGACGAAGTATGGAACTTCATCGGAATCTGGTTACCGATCTCAGCCAGCTTGACATGGCGCTCCTTGCCGTTTGCAGAGATAATGATCTCGCGGAACTTGGCAGCAGGGAAATCCCAAGCATATGGCATGATGCTGCGAGGCGGGAGACGATATCTTATCAAGCGCCATCCACTGCggtcctcatcgccatcttcgtcAACACTGGGATTGGCTTGCCAGAACATGAACTCAACATCACTCTCGTTGCGCATCGAGTATGgccagttcttcttctccatgctCAGGTTCAAGAAGACTGTAGAGTTCTCCATCAGAAcctcgaccttgacaaggttCTGTCGCTGTCCTgccttggcgatcttgacATATGTTGTGCCAATGTCCGCAATATTGAATGGAGAGGTCCATTGGTTGTTGACACCAGGGTAGCAGAGACACAATtgcttgaccttggactTTTGCATGAAGTGCAGAGGTTGCAGAGCACCGTCGCTAAGGGTGAGATAGCCAGAGGAGCTTGATTCTCGAACAAGAATTTCTCCATCCATCTTATTGTGTAGAACGAAGCGCGGAGCAATTGTAACAaccttggtgagcttgtaCTTGCCTTCACCAGATTCGACAGTAACGCCCACATGgatctccttgtccttggtcGCCGAGTTCAACACAACCTCAGTGGTACTGCCGATAGCATCGAAACTTTGAGGCTTGCTCCATTCCGAGTCGGCAATCTTGAGAAGAGCTCGATTTCGGTGGTCATCATTGCCATACGAAAACATGAAGGGCAGAGCCTTAGGTCGCTCTCGATCAGATGTATCCATAAGAGGGAATTGACCCGCcgctggcttggcttgttgcaagaagctcttggcgCGGACCTGGACGTCGACGCCAGTCTTATTTAACACAACGTACGGGCTGAACACTGTGATCTTGGAAGCACCTCCACTGTTGGGGATCTTGAAGTGATGTAGTGAAAGATGGAGCGGTAATCccttgtcatccttgaccacAAGCTTATACTCCTTGCGGAATTCTTCATTCGTGCCTGAGTTGATGATAGCAAAGTCACTCGCTTTGAACACTGTATCTTGCATATCGACactgagaagcagaaggTGTGAaagctcaacaacatggaCAGGGCTGACACCTCCCTTTCGCAAGAAGTTGGTCCAGTctttcttggtgttcttATCATAGATGCGATACTTGAAATCGTATGGAAGCAGATTCTCGAGCGTGACTGGTGCAGAGAGCTTGACCTTCATGTATGGGTATTGCCTGCATTTGTCAGTATCATTACATCCATCGGGGGTTAGAAAACTCACTTGGTCAATGGGTTGCCCTTGTCAAAACGGGCATGGACCTGAAAGTAGAACGGATCGCCATTCTCCCCCTTACATACAACCTGTTTCGTAGGCCTTTTAAGCATGTCTCTCCAGAACAGATGATCGGTACTCCACTGATAGCCGAACCCACCATCTGGTCGGATAATgacttgcttctcaaacaccGCACCCACAGGAGCGGGCCGAGCGTCACCAGGTgcaatcttctcaatcttgagtaGATGTCCCTCCTGTACATCAAAGATACCGAGCTCGACTGGGATCTCTGTAGCATTTTCCACGAGGAGTGGAGATCTGAAGGTCACATACTTGATGTTATCGGTGCCCAACTCGACCTCAACACAGAGACGATGGAGAACATCAGCCTTGGGGCGGAGACCATACAGAGATTCTCCTTCTCGGTTGATTCTCACGTTCTTAACAGGATCGAAACCACTGCCCTCCAACTGAATAGAGACGTAGTTCTGGTTCGATTCAGTGAGAAGGTTCTCACGCATCTTCTCCCAATGCTCAAAACTCCAGGGGGCTTCCTTGCCATCCTCCAAGCGGAGATTGATAGGCTCGTCGCTGGTAGGACTCTTAGAGTGCACGACAACATCAAAGCCAGTGTAGTTCCTGATGCGGTAAGGTGATTCAACACCACGTGGCTTGTCCAGCACATCCTCATTGGATGTAAGGTACTGGTACGTCTTAGAACCTAGAGCAATTGAAGCAGTGGTAATGGTCACATCGAAGACCTTCTTGGAAGCGACGTCAACGGACAACAGTCCTGAGATAGGATCCTTGGCTACACCGAAGCCAACTTGccatggctcaagaagaggttCCCAACTGGACTTGGCAAAGTTGTAGACATTGGAGTACAGGTCAATGGCAGTCTCGGCCTTGAGGTTGGACGACCAATTCTCAGCGGATGCAGTAAAGTTCTTGATGCCCAAGTCAAGGATTGGAAGTTCGTGTACGTCGCCAATGAGAACAACACGGATGCCATCCACAGTTGCGGACAGCGTCTCGTAGTTCTTTTGGGCGACTTGCTCTGGAGTTTTCCCCTTGTTATCGGGATGGGTAACAGCGTGAGAAGTTGCAGTCACCTTGCTTCGTCCAGCG
Proteins encoded in this region:
- a CDS encoding CNT family concentrative nucleoside transporter, coding for MADSNIHHNPDPALEPSHQHHHQHHHHSPRVDAPGHDDPVYTTGTTDAPGVVPPQRHSHEMEKEKTGVHTPPDYSDHEKHEAGVVDESARANSHSEGPAVVGWRRRLGPVYRYRRPIIHLFIFCLFTGWWIASLVLHRDDKNWVVPFLLWLAITLRLIFFHVPSRYVSNIIKKVWLNTAVRVYDLIPAHLRTLAGATVTVAAILIGAFVSEEVADNTRENRAVSLFGMVVFLFILWATSKDRKRINWRTVIGGMLTQYVIGLFVLRTSVGYDIFRFIADRAADLLGFAKAGVAFLTSEDVANTGNFFFGVIPAIIFFISLVQVLYYIGFVQWFIVKFATFVFWGLGVSGAEAVVAAATPFIGQGESAMLVRPFVPHMTKAELHQIMTCGFATISGSVLVGYIGLGLNREALVSSCIMSIPASLAISKMRYPETEETLTAGRVVIPDDDEHKAENALHAFANGAWLGIKIAGTIVCSLLCIIALVAFINGLLTWWGRYLNINDPTPLTLQLILGYLLFPVSFLLGVSRTNGTNSTGDILPVAKLIAEKIITNEYKAFSLLTNPSPENNEFYGLSPRSQLIATYALCGFGNIGSLGIQIGILSQLAPSRGGDVAKLAVSALISGVLATLTSASVAGLVVTNQLSSFGQNASS